One window of the Benincasa hispida cultivar B227 chromosome 3, ASM972705v1, whole genome shotgun sequence genome contains the following:
- the LOC120074256 gene encoding uncharacterized protein LOC120074256, whose translation MIYLMEHQDDERQIHAHHHIARKLNFNAPLLTTRRPPANVGLDRLSISTAARISSSTTSDRVPFCWEQVPGKPKEYVERCHGSAHESDVTTPRPTLPPGWWRPPIQTRRNSRHLHCNDHGCEDNVDGNNDNDDNSSGSGYVLSDAMDVLSLSEAIDIVEKAEKAHKFSNELKLKELKLYEEEEEEERNNNSNYNHSSNFMIERFLPDATALAASSVLNRHAFSPQRVSKRPFSPPKGCGLDVLFPWRIKHHHQLCGVKSPVRDGGRSLGSKSSAKQKKHH comes from the exons ATGATCTATCTCATGGAACACCAAGATGATGAACGCCAAATCCATGCCCACCACCATATTGCTCGGAAACTAAACTTCAATGCCCCCCTTTTGACCACGCGTCGCCCTCCTGCCAATGTCGGTCTCGATCGTCTAAGTATCTCTACCGCTGCTCGAATATCATCATCGACGACCAGTGATAGAGTTCCATTTTGTTGGGAGCAAGTTCCGGGCAAACCCAAGGAGTATGTTGAGAGATGTCACGGCTCTGCCCACGAAAGCGATGTTACCACTCCGCGTCCTACGCTTCCGCCTGGATGGTGGCGTCCGCCCATTCAAACAA gaAGAAATTCTAGACATCTTCATTGCAACGATCATGGATGTGAGGACAATGTGGATGGCAACAATGACAATGACGATAACTCTAGCGGCAGTGGCTATGTCTTGTCCGATGCCATGGATGTCTTGTCATTATCGGAGGCCATTGACATCGTCGAGAAGGCCGAGAAAGCACATAAATTTTCCAATGAATTGAAGCTAAAAGAGTTAAAGTTATacgaagaagaggaagaagaagaaagaaacaatAATAGTAATTACAACCACTCGTCAAATTTCATGATCGAGCGGTTTCTACCGGATGCCACGGCATTGGCAGCGTCCTCGGTGTTGAACCGCCACGCTTTCTCTCCGCAGAGGGTGTCAAAGCGGCCATTTTCTCCGCCGAAGGGTTGTGGGCTAGACGTGCTGTTTCCATGGCGGATAAAACACCATCATCAGCTGTGTGGAGTGAAGAGTCCGGTGAGGGATGGCGGCCGGAGTTTGGGATCAAAATCTTCtgcaaaacaaaagaaacatcATTAG